A stretch of the Candidatus Ozemobacteraceae bacterium genome encodes the following:
- a CDS encoding phosphate ABC transporter substrate-binding protein, translated as MIRSITPVFLALLLCLCIPFAATAQLSYEGSSSIGDTLLPELAKAFQAKSGISFDKITSNSSAQGYQAVSEGKASVGGLSRLLTAEEMKTEPGNRVIGYDAVVVYVHKDMPVTSLTSEQLGNIFSGKAKNWKEVGGTDAPIITVLKENATEGGTARQFCELILGGHPPATAAVILPGITECVSYVASNPNTITFASLAFDDKTARFVAIDGVLPSRDSLNKGEYPLARPYVLIYSNKPEDPNVTKFLDFALTKEGQEIVKKYVVPVMGFE; from the coding sequence ATGATCCGTTCCATCACACCCGTCTTTCTCGCCCTCCTTCTCTGCCTCTGTATTCCGTTCGCAGCAACGGCCCAGCTCAGTTACGAAGGGTCGTCCTCGATCGGCGACACGCTCCTGCCTGAGCTCGCCAAGGCGTTCCAGGCAAAGAGCGGCATCTCCTTCGACAAGATCACGTCCAACAGTTCCGCCCAGGGCTACCAGGCCGTTTCGGAAGGCAAAGCATCGGTCGGCGGCCTTTCCCGCCTGCTGACTGCCGAAGAAATGAAGACCGAGCCCGGCAACCGCGTCATCGGATACGACGCCGTCGTCGTCTACGTTCACAAGGACATGCCCGTGACCTCGCTCACCTCCGAGCAACTCGGGAACATCTTCTCCGGCAAGGCGAAGAACTGGAAGGAGGTCGGCGGCACCGACGCCCCCATCATCACGGTTCTGAAAGAAAACGCCACCGAGGGTGGAACGGCGCGCCAGTTCTGCGAACTAATCCTCGGCGGTCACCCTCCCGCAACCGCCGCCGTCATTCTCCCCGGGATCACCGAGTGCGTATCATACGTAGCATCGAATCCGAACACCATCACCTTCGCCTCCCTCGCCTTCGACGACAAGACGGCGCGATTCGTCGCGATCGACGGCGTCCTTCCCTCGCGCGACTCCCTCAACAAGGGCGAGTATCCACTCGCCAGACCCTACGTTCTGATTTACTCGAACAAGCCCGAAGACCCGAACGTAACAAAGTTCCTGGACTTCGCACTGACGAAGGAAGGCCAGGAAATCGTCAAGAAATACGTCGTCCCCGTGATGGGGTTCGAGTGA
- a CDS encoding HAMP domain-containing sensor histidine kinase, producing MIEDANARMESLEKRIRELEAALLDKEQCHVDRMGLFAGGVAHHINNILTSIYGGLSLAASSLADPEHAARYLESTQKAAERAGELTAQLALLARRDQPTRQQVPVGRYLAETLPRVAENEGDIAFEFRIGSEVPDIAIDIYQFEILLKHLVRNSAYAAPNGCRISVTATVTGRPGPEWEREPVERGGDWVEIVFADNGPGIPAQMLGVVFEPYISGHTRGTGLGLPVCRAILKRHGGHITLVSNPGEGVQARILLPAFRR from the coding sequence ATGATCGAGGATGCCAACGCGCGCATGGAGAGCCTCGAAAAGAGGATTCGCGAGCTCGAGGCCGCCCTGCTGGACAAGGAACAGTGCCACGTCGACCGCATGGGCCTGTTCGCCGGCGGCGTGGCCCATCATATTAATAATATTCTAACTAGTATATATGGCGGGTTGTCGCTCGCTGCGTCATCCCTTGCGGATCCGGAACACGCGGCCAGATACCTCGAGTCGACCCAGAAGGCGGCCGAACGGGCCGGTGAACTGACCGCGCAGCTCGCTTTGCTCGCGCGACGCGATCAGCCAACCAGACAGCAGGTTCCGGTTGGGCGATACCTGGCGGAAACGCTCCCCAGAGTGGCGGAGAACGAGGGCGATATCGCCTTCGAGTTCCGCATCGGCTCTGAAGTTCCTGATATTGCTATCGATATCTATCAATTCGAGATCCTCCTGAAGCACCTCGTGAGAAATTCGGCCTACGCCGCTCCGAACGGCTGCCGGATCTCCGTCACGGCAACCGTGACCGGCAGGCCCGGCCCAGAGTGGGAGCGCGAACCGGTCGAACGGGGAGGGGACTGGGTCGAGATCGTCTTCGCCGACAACGGCCCCGGCATTCCGGCCCAGATGCTCGGCGTCGTGTTCGAACCGTATATCTCCGGGCATACCCGCGGAACGGGCCTCGGCTTGCCCGTCTGCAGGGCGATCCTCAAACGCCACGGCGGCCACATCACCCTCGTGTCGAACCCCGGCGAGGGGGTCCAGGCGCGAATCCTCCTCCCGGCCTTCCGTCGGTAG
- a CDS encoding adenylate/guanylate cyclase domain-containing protein, protein MVTNRTTPHSHSGWLAALLPLLVGIIPLVILHAEAGGLTSLARENAVQKWLGTVRPLAERYRERATPEFWLEESLRQVTAHLHRAPPSASVARVLSSSVSSLQQRGFPGLQAWAAEKDPANPSGPFALLEGANLRSDFRVFFRGLLRELAHEADGTVRAGDESWTSRLKATFGDGVPTELFTGAWRGRAFFITFRHRFGLAAWDVLRGPTGATTGAVFLFWPLDLDFARRGVELAIRRWKTISPSPAFLPAAIDLPAPGTRHRRRILLPSLLADDLHARQGLRSLGRRLKATPIPAATFETLQTPKIGGIDLKALDTPVTDGPVWLYPLPLPPLSGHAGIIVSPAPGIPLPAVALIRNLGAAVLTAAFLLLAAMIATGRSLPSLSVRSTLLLWLLMLAAIPAALLLAAQERLAADRASNRRTELRSTLYRHLERIDSGSSSITQGFLQTCRDILKSPSLGAELDKAVDNVEAGDRLLHTLASRCASSGMELTGIFIFGHGGFKLTRVSPSVNPDTAERLAWYHEFLAAETLARIAPQVARESAAASKKRKSSAAELGNLDILSKNDNFLGPADTAYGYRLGNRHTLRYYDFVFHRGGARYMIFIMWAQDRVYRTYLSESLARLHRENPDLGVCAFRRHGSNLKLESAAATPGQIGTLSLAARNLPDMKESLSETVLFKGKTMPEYTLGIMAPLDPILREQSSDLARSLLIFFCMLALLVGVGVLLSGWLAEPVRRMSETLRRVSSNDLEARVHIERADELGTTADTLDTMIGWLRERRAMSRFVSSQVLDVVSSGGNLSGRTDAARSQAALLVTDVRSFTTLSESHAAPEIFAMLNAHLAAMTAIIQRHGGSIDRFIGDAIQAVFLPDAAESSPVDRALLAGHEMMLAHRSLQEERRERGTFTYGIGVGIDQGEVVTGVLGDPHVRLDFTVLGEPLKRAADLEALSKSGRHTLVIASDAVHRAAGGDFTFEPLPVGSDGHQESAWELVDVRSSGGRRGSNARQAADPLPAPSIPVPAAGAHANAPHASKPLVPNGADTPAAKQASGVSAVSIAIALVLWVTPLLLMLTASRDLDASSRDAISNRVRAQLRQDLQLAEQTTDSHVLSLLLIQQLIAPVMSIDCGTSSSRRFIQSRIHHLRRLFPGLRCVFSFGRSGLEDSPVGLSYGKPHIFTLDEWNDVFQIFRSELRSCMYPTTPGHDQKWMRKRFSKTNTWGALKEGFGRFLKIPVRSRDVLFTWFPLFGSDPSGECPVSTAAVEANFGRKDLFLPRIRGALFLTITPDRLTADSGKKALIRLLSRRGCAVALLPASDISGSIYHPAFRSDSELSGYLAGPSRTCTRWEVQEGEVTLDRRYRIVAARRNMPASHGGDSRLPLYWLATAIWVLFGAIGAKLWRDAATGRTLPGLPMQLTAAFVFALLPFLFLGFLSLERTSGEQALSQTNGSISTLRETLEATDRHREYIQAWASAVMSRLVTRRRLHEELAAAELRRPTSDDLSLNPIVRAEATRLARWGLMASTPMITGLDGFFLAFFGDIQLSKIAFLTNLMRFLSARILNSLNTGAERSSKSAQAAGKELLIGVGMEESQQLLMAATPPDGLCRFLVAPNDMSNIALFTMADTLVRFTIRSNGFLRWIFLVNFKPHAFDTQTLLSSAPSRNGPAPVRVGFSDRLEPMLFFAPPFYTIERKSDGEIDVKNNYDSLSPSLMTISAATLNAGVSATLVVGRASEERTIMSHLPGRMAGKILFAEIPSGKMKAAAEIEMNRRRGVLFAMLIFSVLLARHVSARFLKPLLALSDAAGRIMSRDFTVRLPVDRRDEFGELAASFNSMAQGVEEGRLLSRFVSESVRSVARDTVREEAARRGEQTEAAVLFAGLGNFKSVLAGTDPALLVPQLNRYLEVMSQAIRDHGGDIDKFIGEKILAVFFPDRLGGRDRAAEAALRAAIALQERMADLREVFDLPLGVGVVHGPLLAGIMGAPQVRLEYTVIGDTVNLASRLSDIAMRLGPDGLIRESPCGATGGIVFEAGLGSLLPAESGDLLRLLKPLHLPPIKGKTRSVDAYRVDVADQGSERT, encoded by the coding sequence ATGGTGACAAACAGAACAACGCCCCATTCCCATTCCGGCTGGCTGGCCGCCCTGCTTCCGCTTCTCGTCGGCATCATCCCGCTGGTCATCCTCCATGCCGAGGCGGGCGGCCTGACCTCCCTGGCTCGTGAAAACGCCGTGCAGAAATGGCTCGGCACGGTCCGCCCTCTCGCGGAGCGTTACCGGGAGCGAGCCACCCCCGAATTCTGGCTGGAAGAGAGTCTCCGACAGGTGACAGCTCATCTGCACCGCGCCCCGCCATCGGCATCCGTCGCGCGGGTCCTCTCGTCATCCGTTTCATCCCTCCAGCAACGGGGCTTTCCGGGCCTTCAGGCCTGGGCCGCCGAGAAAGATCCGGCGAATCCTTCCGGTCCGTTCGCGCTTCTCGAGGGAGCGAACCTGAGGAGCGATTTCCGCGTTTTCTTTCGCGGCCTCCTCAGGGAACTGGCGCACGAAGCCGACGGAACAGTGCGGGCAGGCGACGAATCCTGGACGTCGCGATTGAAAGCGACGTTCGGGGACGGCGTTCCAACCGAGCTGTTCACGGGCGCATGGCGCGGGCGGGCCTTCTTCATCACCTTCCGGCACAGGTTCGGCCTCGCCGCCTGGGACGTTCTGCGTGGTCCCACCGGGGCAACGACCGGCGCGGTGTTCCTGTTCTGGCCTCTCGACCTGGACTTCGCCCGGCGGGGCGTCGAGTTGGCCATCCGACGCTGGAAAACGATCTCGCCTTCGCCCGCGTTCCTCCCAGCCGCCATCGACCTTCCCGCACCAGGCACCCGGCACAGGCGCCGCATCCTCCTTCCCTCGCTTCTTGCCGACGACCTTCATGCGCGTCAGGGACTGCGAAGCCTCGGTCGCCGCCTGAAGGCGACGCCTATTCCGGCAGCAACCTTCGAAACCCTTCAGACGCCAAAAATCGGCGGAATAGATCTCAAGGCTCTCGACACACCGGTCACCGACGGCCCGGTCTGGCTGTATCCCCTCCCCCTGCCCCCCCTTTCCGGACACGCGGGAATCATCGTCTCTCCAGCTCCCGGAATCCCTCTTCCAGCCGTCGCCCTTATCCGGAATCTCGGCGCAGCCGTTCTCACGGCGGCGTTCCTCTTGCTTGCGGCAATGATCGCCACCGGCCGCTCCCTCCCATCGCTCTCCGTCCGTTCCACTCTCCTTCTCTGGCTCCTCATGCTGGCTGCGATTCCGGCCGCCCTTCTCCTCGCAGCGCAGGAGCGTCTCGCCGCCGATCGGGCATCGAACAGGCGCACCGAACTCCGTTCGACCCTGTATCGTCATCTCGAGCGCATCGATTCCGGCAGTTCCTCCATCACCCAGGGCTTCCTCCAGACCTGCCGCGATATTCTCAAATCCCCCTCCCTCGGCGCCGAACTCGACAAAGCGGTCGACAACGTCGAAGCCGGAGACAGGTTGCTTCACACACTTGCGTCTCGCTGCGCTTCTTCCGGAATGGAACTGACAGGAATTTTCATATTCGGACACGGCGGGTTCAAACTCACCCGGGTATCTCCTTCCGTCAATCCCGACACGGCCGAGCGCCTCGCGTGGTATCACGAGTTTCTGGCCGCTGAAACCCTCGCGAGAATTGCGCCTCAGGTTGCCCGGGAAAGCGCGGCGGCCTCGAAGAAGCGCAAATCCTCCGCCGCGGAGCTGGGCAATCTCGATATCCTCTCCAAAAACGACAACTTTCTCGGGCCGGCGGACACAGCCTACGGGTACCGACTCGGCAACAGGCACACCCTGCGGTATTACGACTTCGTCTTTCACCGCGGGGGCGCGCGCTACATGATCTTCATCATGTGGGCCCAAGATCGCGTCTACCGCACGTATCTGTCTGAGTCGCTCGCACGCCTCCATCGGGAAAATCCTGATCTCGGCGTCTGCGCCTTCCGAAGGCACGGATCGAACCTGAAGCTGGAATCGGCCGCCGCGACACCCGGCCAGATCGGCACTCTCTCCCTCGCCGCCCGGAATCTTCCCGACATGAAGGAATCCCTTTCCGAGACGGTTCTATTCAAGGGAAAGACGATGCCGGAGTATACGCTCGGCATCATGGCCCCCCTCGATCCGATCCTTCGCGAGCAGTCGAGCGATCTGGCCCGTTCGCTGCTGATCTTCTTCTGCATGCTCGCCCTCCTGGTCGGCGTCGGCGTTCTCCTGTCCGGATGGCTGGCGGAGCCCGTGCGCCGGATGTCGGAAACCCTGCGGCGCGTTTCGTCGAACGATCTCGAGGCCCGGGTTCACATCGAGCGTGCCGATGAACTCGGCACCACGGCAGATACCCTCGACACCATGATCGGCTGGCTGAGGGAACGGCGCGCCATGAGCCGGTTCGTCTCTTCCCAGGTTCTCGACGTCGTCTCCAGCGGTGGTAATCTGAGCGGCCGCACCGATGCGGCGCGATCACAGGCCGCCCTTCTCGTCACGGACGTGCGAAGCTTCACCACGCTGAGCGAGTCGCATGCGGCCCCCGAGATCTTCGCAATGCTCAACGCGCATCTTGCTGCGATGACGGCCATCATCCAGAGGCACGGCGGCTCGATCGACCGTTTCATAGGCGATGCCATACAGGCCGTATTTCTTCCCGACGCCGCGGAGAGCAGCCCTGTCGACCGCGCGCTCCTCGCCGGCCACGAAATGATGCTGGCCCATCGGAGTCTTCAGGAGGAGCGCCGCGAGCGCGGAACGTTCACCTACGGTATTGGCGTCGGCATCGACCAGGGAGAGGTGGTCACCGGCGTCCTCGGCGATCCTCATGTCCGGCTTGATTTCACCGTTCTCGGCGAGCCTCTCAAGCGCGCGGCCGACCTGGAGGCCCTTTCGAAATCAGGCCGCCACACCCTCGTCATAGCATCCGACGCCGTTCATCGTGCCGCCGGTGGTGATTTCACATTCGAACCTCTGCCGGTCGGATCCGATGGGCACCAGGAATCCGCGTGGGAACTCGTTGACGTTCGGTCCTCGGGCGGCAGGCGGGGGTCGAACGCCCGACAGGCTGCCGATCCCCTCCCAGCACCTTCCATTCCGGTTCCTGCCGCAGGCGCGCATGCAAATGCTCCGCATGCATCGAAACCGCTCGTTCCCAACGGAGCCGATACCCCTGCAGCCAAACAGGCGTCGGGCGTTTCAGCCGTTTCGATCGCGATCGCCCTCGTTCTCTGGGTCACGCCGCTCCTGTTGATGCTAACGGCATCGCGCGATCTCGACGCCTCTTCCCGCGACGCGATCAGCAACCGCGTGCGCGCCCAGCTCCGCCAGGATCTCCAGCTGGCCGAGCAGACGACCGATTCACACGTCCTGAGCCTTCTGCTGATCCAACAACTCATCGCCCCCGTCATGTCGATCGATTGCGGCACATCCTCTTCGAGACGGTTCATCCAGAGCAGAATTCACCATCTCCGGAGACTGTTTCCAGGGCTCCGGTGCGTTTTCTCCTTCGGCCGTTCAGGGCTTGAAGACTCGCCGGTCGGACTCTCCTACGGCAAGCCCCATATTTTCACCCTCGACGAATGGAATGACGTCTTTCAGATCTTTCGGAGCGAACTCCGGTCCTGCATGTATCCGACGACTCCCGGTCACGACCAGAAATGGATGCGCAAGCGATTTTCCAAGACGAACACGTGGGGGGCGCTGAAGGAAGGGTTCGGTCGTTTTCTCAAAATACCGGTTCGAAGCAGGGACGTCCTGTTCACCTGGTTTCCGCTGTTTGGAAGCGATCCTTCGGGCGAATGCCCCGTTTCCACAGCCGCCGTCGAGGCGAATTTCGGGCGGAAGGATCTCTTCCTTCCGCGCATCAGAGGCGCGCTGTTTCTCACGATCACGCCCGACCGACTGACCGCCGATTCCGGGAAAAAAGCCCTGATCAGGCTTCTTTCGCGTCGCGGATGCGCCGTCGCTCTTCTCCCCGCATCCGATATATCCGGTTCGATATACCATCCGGCGTTCCGTTCGGACAGCGAACTGAGCGGATATCTCGCCGGCCCGTCACGCACATGTACTCGCTGGGAGGTCCAGGAAGGCGAAGTGACGCTCGATCGCCGGTATCGCATCGTCGCGGCCAGGCGAAACATGCCGGCGAGCCACGGCGGCGACAGCCGACTCCCTCTCTACTGGCTCGCAACAGCGATCTGGGTGTTGTTCGGCGCGATCGGCGCGAAACTCTGGCGCGATGCCGCGACCGGCCGCACACTTCCCGGGTTGCCGATGCAGTTGACGGCTGCGTTCGTCTTCGCTCTGCTGCCATTTCTGTTCCTCGGTTTTCTCTCGCTCGAACGCACGTCCGGCGAGCAGGCTCTCAGCCAGACCAACGGCAGCATTTCGACCCTCCGGGAAACTCTCGAGGCAACCGACCGGCATCGGGAATACATTCAGGCCTGGGCCTCGGCTGTCATGAGCCGCCTCGTGACGAGACGCCGGCTTCACGAGGAACTTGCCGCGGCAGAACTGCGCCGCCCGACGTCGGACGACCTGTCGCTGAATCCGATCGTTCGGGCGGAAGCCACTCGGCTCGCCCGCTGGGGGCTGATGGCTTCAACCCCGATGATCACCGGGCTGGACGGTTTTTTTCTCGCATTTTTCGGCGACATCCAGCTCTCGAAGATCGCCTTTCTGACGAATCTGATGCGGTTTTTGAGCGCGAGAATCCTGAATTCGCTGAACACCGGCGCCGAAAGAAGCTCGAAATCCGCACAGGCCGCCGGAAAAGAGCTTCTGATCGGCGTCGGCATGGAGGAAAGCCAGCAACTGCTGATGGCCGCGACACCGCCAGACGGCCTCTGCCGGTTCCTGGTGGCCCCCAACGACATGTCGAACATCGCCCTGTTCACGATGGCCGATACGCTCGTCCGCTTCACGATCCGATCGAACGGCTTCCTGCGCTGGATTTTTCTGGTGAATTTCAAGCCCCATGCGTTCGATACGCAGACTTTGCTGAGCAGCGCACCCTCCCGAAACGGCCCCGCCCCCGTCCGGGTCGGGTTCTCCGACAGGCTCGAGCCGATGCTTTTCTTCGCCCCCCCGTTCTACACGATCGAGCGAAAGAGCGACGGCGAGATCGACGTCAAGAACAACTACGATTCGTTGTCGCCGTCTCTGATGACCATCTCGGCAGCGACGCTCAATGCCGGCGTGTCGGCCACCCTCGTCGTTGGTCGGGCTTCCGAAGAGCGGACGATCATGTCGCATCTTCCCGGGCGTATGGCAGGCAAAATCCTGTTCGCCGAGATCCCGTCGGGAAAAATGAAAGCGGCGGCGGAAATCGAAATGAACAGGCGCCGGGGCGTCCTGTTCGCGATGCTGATCTTTTCCGTTCTGCTTGCACGCCACGTCTCCGCGAGGTTCCTCAAACCGCTCCTCGCGCTGTCGGACGCCGCCGGGCGGATCATGAGCAGAGATTTCACGGTTCGGCTTCCCGTCGATCGCCGAGACGAGTTCGGGGAACTTGCGGCATCGTTCAACTCGATGGCCCAGGGCGTCGAGGAAGGCAGGCTGCTCAGCCGTTTCGTTTCAGAGTCCGTCAGGAGCGTCGCCCGTGACACCGTCAGGGAAGAGGCCGCACGCCGCGGCGAGCAAACCGAGGCCGCCGTCCTGTTCGCCGGCCTGGGGAATTTCAAGAGCGTTCTCGCAGGAACGGACCCTGCCCTTCTCGTTCCGCAGCTCAACCGATATCTCGAAGTCATGTCCCAGGCCATCCGCGACCACGGCGGCGACATCGACAAGTTCATCGGCGAGAAGATTCTCGCGGTGTTTTTTCCCGACCGTCTCGGCGGCCGAGATCGAGCGGCGGAAGCGGCTCTTCGGGCGGCGATCGCATTGCAGGAACGAATGGCGGATCTTCGCGAGGTGTTCGATCTGCCCCTTGGCGTCGGGGTCGTTCACGGGCCTCTGCTCGCCGGCATCATGGGCGCACCCCAGGTCCGCCTCGAATATACCGTGATCGGCGACACGGTCAACCTCGCGTCGCGCCTCAGCGACATCGCCATGCGCCTCGGCCCGGACGGCTTGATCCGGGAGTCACCCTGCGGAGCGACCGGCGGCATCGTTTTTGAAGCCGGACTCGGAAGCCTCCTCCCCGCGGAATCGGGGGATCTCCTGCGCCTCCTGAAACCGCTTCATCTCCCGCCGATCAAGGGAAAAACACGTTCGGTCGACGCGTATCGCGTCGACGTTGCAGACCAGGGTAGCGAGCGAACATGA
- a CDS encoding adenylate/guanylate cyclase domain-containing protein, producing the protein MIQELAALRLYDSAYFVDSRGRIINVPLSDHDRQAGALMTQRKIQFFHPSIVGVLKARGMLSASVSEKLSATITPISGGIALLQGLSSTHMNDFIVQEGKSLDVEMPVIGSRHFQMFFPFKADANGVVTEDAALMLIGRPELAPAAAFDALFKTSSSNFREMDGEYETRIAVFRLDTTVTGRLLDTGVWPNTAYADEAMRDLARRSLENRWTGVLSRPDESIEAARLFSRYPYIAVGIAEARGNLQQSRLSLTFWLLAAYTLALLVLAGHFLGRLFASPLDGLIAAIHRLRQGEFGLAVEIRSADEFEVIGNELSRMSRGVRERNRLRRFVSGLAADAAASGREAGTRIELTILFAHIRNFTAVSDALGASGTVALLNGYFTAMEAAVVSHAGTIDKFIGDAVMAVFHPDRTGAAHPASACRAASTMLKALRDFNIARSAAGEREIGIGIGIATGTVISGRVGSAIRRQDFTVIGDTVNLAARLSSLACSDGFGAVLLSGSTASSLEPDFRTRAAGEVRVKGKLEPVTVRELAATEEG; encoded by the coding sequence GTGATTCAGGAACTTGCCGCCCTGCGCCTGTATGACTCCGCCTATTTCGTCGATTCCCGCGGCCGGATCATCAATGTTCCCCTTTCCGACCATGATCGACAGGCCGGCGCACTCATGACGCAAAGAAAAATCCAGTTTTTCCATCCTTCCATCGTCGGCGTTCTGAAGGCCCGCGGCATGCTGAGCGCTTCGGTGTCAGAGAAACTTTCAGCCACGATCACTCCGATATCTGGCGGAATCGCGCTTTTGCAGGGACTTTCCTCGACCCACATGAACGATTTCATCGTGCAGGAAGGCAAGAGTCTTGACGTCGAGATGCCCGTCATCGGGTCCCGACATTTCCAGATGTTCTTTCCGTTCAAAGCTGACGCCAACGGAGTTGTCACTGAAGATGCGGCTCTCATGCTGATCGGGCGCCCCGAACTCGCTCCCGCCGCCGCCTTTGATGCGCTTTTCAAGACATCGTCTTCGAATTTCCGCGAGATGGACGGCGAATATGAAACGCGCATCGCCGTCTTTCGTCTCGACACGACGGTAACTGGCCGCCTGCTCGATACCGGTGTCTGGCCGAACACGGCGTATGCCGACGAGGCCATGCGGGATCTCGCCCGGCGTTCGCTGGAAAACAGGTGGACAGGCGTGCTTTCCCGGCCCGACGAATCGATCGAAGCCGCCCGGCTCTTTTCGAGATACCCGTATATCGCCGTCGGGATCGCGGAGGCGCGCGGAAACCTGCAGCAAAGCCGGTTGTCGCTCACGTTCTGGCTGCTGGCCGCCTACACCCTCGCGCTGCTGGTTCTCGCCGGGCATTTCCTCGGCCGCCTTTTCGCAAGCCCTCTCGACGGGTTGATCGCCGCGATTCACCGGCTCCGACAGGGCGAGTTCGGCCTTGCGGTCGAAATCAGGTCGGCAGACGAGTTCGAGGTGATCGGAAACGAGCTCTCCCGCATGAGTCGTGGCGTTCGGGAGCGAAACCGGCTCCGTCGGTTCGTCTCCGGCCTCGCGGCCGACGCTGCCGCGAGCGGTCGCGAGGCGGGGACCCGCATCGAACTGACGATCCTCTTCGCGCACATCCGCAACTTCACCGCCGTCTCTGACGCGCTCGGGGCGTCCGGTACCGTTGCGCTCCTGAATGGCTATTTCACGGCCATGGAAGCCGCCGTCGTCTCTCACGCCGGAACGATCGACAAGTTCATCGGAGACGCCGTGATGGCCGTTTTCCATCCCGACCGCACCGGCGCGGCACATCCTGCATCGGCCTGCAGGGCGGCATCGACGATGCTGAAGGCCCTGCGCGACTTCAACATCGCCCGCTCCGCCGCCGGGGAGCGAGAAATCGGGATCGGCATCGGCATAGCGACCGGAACGGTCATTTCCGGCCGCGTCGGCTCGGCGATACGACGGCAGGATTTCACGGTCATCGGCGACACCGTCAATCTCGCCGCACGGCTGAGTTCTCTCGCCTGTTCCGATGGATTCGGCGCTGTCCTGCTGAGCGGCTCGACCGCGTCGTCTCTGGAACCGGACTTCAGAACGCGTGCCGCAGGCGAGGTGAGAGTGAAGGGCAAACTCGAACCCGTGACGGTGCGCGAACTCGCGGCGACGGAGGAAGGGTGA